The Thermoflavifilum sp. genome contains a region encoding:
- a CDS encoding arginine deiminase family protein yields MREKKVYVNNEIAALKRLLIHSPDSGLGKVVPSKAQDWLFEDIVHLDHMRRHEYDYFVKLLLYFLDTKKIKGRIKEIDDPAHQRNFYKPSHPEFHRSDKVVEFEALLMDLLEDEEVKNPLIASVCAIEGCTYHTEQKLLSLSAAELSRTLLTGTLPTHQMIFAPLPNLIFTRDLGVVIKDHIILNKPAKLPRVREALIAKYLFYYHPFFEQYRDKIIELPNSEYHFLLPDDEKDHKAVTLEGGDVMMVSPDHVLIGCSERTTMYAANQLTRLLFEKNLVSKATVIKIPPKRQFMHIDTIFTQVKKDTWVLLGSLSKEGEEQEKKEILESLLDTRVSDQLTILQFTRGREDRPIHFDYLEDLLDDISQNDLRCTTPTRFIYSGNNEFPYGDREQWTDSCNVLALKEGVVLGYDRNTRTAEAFQQAGFDVICADQLIEAFEKQTLHPDQVENTLILIPSAELSRARGGPHCMSMPLLRASL; encoded by the coding sequence ATGCGTGAAAAGAAGGTGTATGTGAATAATGAAATTGCTGCTTTAAAACGATTGTTGATTCACAGTCCGGATAGCGGGTTGGGCAAGGTAGTGCCTTCTAAAGCACAGGACTGGCTGTTTGAAGATATTGTACATCTCGATCACATGCGCAGGCATGAATACGATTATTTTGTGAAATTGTTATTGTATTTTCTTGATACCAAAAAAATAAAAGGTCGTATCAAAGAAATCGATGATCCCGCTCACCAGCGGAATTTTTATAAGCCCTCTCATCCTGAATTTCATCGTTCCGATAAGGTGGTTGAATTTGAAGCTTTGCTTATGGATTTGCTGGAAGATGAGGAAGTGAAAAATCCCCTTATTGCTTCGGTGTGTGCAATTGAAGGATGTACATATCATACCGAACAAAAATTGCTAAGTCTCAGTGCTGCAGAGCTTTCCAGGACGCTGTTGACCGGCACGCTTCCGACCCATCAAATGATATTTGCTCCTTTGCCTAATTTAATTTTTACCCGTGATCTGGGTGTAGTGATTAAAGATCATATCATTTTAAATAAACCAGCTAAACTACCTCGTGTCAGGGAAGCATTGATTGCCAAATACCTGTTTTATTATCATCCTTTTTTTGAACAATATCGCGATAAGATTATTGAATTACCCAACAGCGAATATCATTTTTTGCTTCCTGATGATGAAAAAGATCATAAGGCCGTTACCCTCGAGGGTGGTGATGTGATGATGGTGAGTCCCGATCATGTGCTGATTGGATGTAGTGAACGCACAACCATGTATGCTGCCAACCAGCTTACCCGATTGTTATTCGAGAAAAATTTAGTTTCAAAAGCTACGGTGATTAAGATTCCGCCGAAGCGACAATTTATGCATATTGATACCATATTTACACAGGTGAAGAAAGATACCTGGGTATTATTGGGCTCACTCTCTAAAGAAGGTGAAGAGCAGGAAAAAAAAGAAATTCTGGAAAGCCTGCTGGACACCCGGGTCAGCGATCAACTGACCATCTTACAATTTACGCGCGGCCGGGAAGATCGACCCATTCATTTTGATTATCTGGAAGATTTGCTGGATGATATCAGTCAGAATGATTTGCGCTGTACCACGCCTACCCGATTTATTTATTCGGGTAATAACGAATTTCCTTATGGTGATCGAGAGCAGTGGACGGATTCCTGCAATGTACTTGCCCTGAAAGAAGGTGTGGTGCTGGGCTATGATCGCAACACCAGAACTGCCGAGGCATTTCAGCAGGCAGGATTTGATGTGATATGTGCCGATCAACTTATCGAAGCATTTGAAAAACAAACCCTGCATCCCGATCAGGTGGAAAATACGTTGATTTTAATACCATCTGCTGAATTATCGCGTGCCAGGGGCGGACCTCATTGCATGAGCATGCCCTTATTGCGCGCATCCCTTTGA